From one Brachypodium distachyon strain Bd21 chromosome 4, Brachypodium_distachyon_v3.0, whole genome shotgun sequence genomic stretch:
- the LOC100837631 gene encoding F-box protein CPR1 isoform X3 — MLTTMDLVGQRSHHRVLTMVPEETKSKKQKNEDCIINCLPRDLMERVFLKLPVSTLVTCFIVCKHWYHFIRDPQFVTAHLQHAPRYALLFFPQELALGKLYPSDAILIDEAWSPSTYAVPVIGPDDFLFGSCNGLLGLYTKTSTIKIANLATGECLHLEKPVKNMRGDHFSFYNFGFHPVTEEYKITHFLGDCADAEAHPRNKHRFSVIQVYTLGDEKWRDIPTPEILSLDIVRNSGVVNVDGKMFWLTEQMTASWQHAVISFDLKEECFSMIQLPEEREDRAYIQYGPREFWIRDIDDKICIITAQSASFDVRFLVGELQIWTLDNILEQRWSKKYSIQNPPNYIPGPHFVHKDRFMAQLTDCSVWSSELLRENFEINESKMTKLLDFNPHKLRHMQSYMCVKSLVNLDAYKKAGIVRTPKQRAGWESKKWEAWEDQLRKVEVMGCRVHKFEHDLLGMQEKMGKIYELLQQKRHDAARHLRVEIKQPRSLRRLNFLEQKQEKENLMARSSRMMEMMKAMKQLHDKIHSLLTSPLSDQEGLQSGSDGEALRAGVSRLRKEAHNDLME, encoded by the exons ATGCTTACCACA ATGGACTTGGTAGGTCAACGGTCTCATCATCGCGTGCTTACAATGGTTCCTGAGGAGACCAAAtcaaagaagcaaaaaaatgAGGATTGCATCATAAACTGTCTCCCAAGAGATCTCATGGAGCGGGTATTTTTGAAGCTTCCAGTGAGCACTTTGGTAACATGCTTTATTGTGTGCAAGCACTGGTACCACTTCATCCGAGATCCCCAGTTTGTCACAGCACACCTCCAGCATGCACCCCGTTACGCCCTTCTATTCTTCCCACAAGAGTTGGCTTTAGGCAAGCTCTACCCTAGTGATGCTATCCTGATTGACGAAGCCTGGTCACCATCGACATATGCAGTGCCGGTTATTGGGCCTGATGATTTCCTTTTTGGTTCATGTAATGGGCTTCTTGGATTATACACAAAGACATCGACTATCAAAATAGCCAACCTTGCAACTGGTGAATGCCTACATCTGGAGAAACCTGTAAAGAATATGAGAGGCGATCACTTCTCTTTCTACAACTTTGGATTTCACCCAGTGACAGAAGAGTACAAGATTACGCACTTCCTTGGTGATTGCGCGGACGCGGAGGCTCACCCCCGTAATAAGCACAGATTCAGCGTCATTCAAGTTTACACACTTGGTGATGAGAAATGGAGAGATATCCCAACTCCAGAAATCCTAAGCTTGGACATAGTGAGAAACTCTGGAGTAGTCAATGTTGATGGCAAAATGTTTTGGCTAACTGAACAAATGACAGCTAGCTGGCAGCATGCAGTTATCTCCTTTGATCTCAAGGAAGAATGTTTTTCAATGATACAACTGCCAGAAGAACGTGAGGATCGTGCATATATTCAATATGGTCCTCGTGAGTTCTGGATCAGAGATATAGATGACAAAATATGTATAATAACTGCTCAAAGTGCTAGTTTTGATGTCAGATTTCTTGTTGGCGAGCTGCAGATTTGGACACTAGACAACATATTGGAGCAAAGGTGGAGCAAGAAGTACAGTATTCAGAACCCACCAAATTACATACCGGGTCCACATTTTGTTCACAAGGATAGGTTCATGGCACAACTTACCGACTGTAGTGTATGGTCATCCGAGTTACTTCGTGAGAACTTTGAGATTAACGAGAGTAAGATGACAAAGCTGTTAGATTTCAACCCCCATAAGCTGCGCCACATGCAATCCTACATGTGTGTGAAGTCACTTGTAAATTTAGATGCATACAAGAAGGCTGGCATTGTGCGTACGCCAAAACAGCGGGCAGGCTGGGAATCGAAGAAGTGGGAGGCATGGGAGGATCAGCTTCGCAAGGTCGAGGTTATGGGGTGCCGCGTCCACAAATTTGAGCATGACTTACTT GGAATGCAGGAAAAAATGGGTAAAATATACGAGCTTTTGCAGCAGAAGAGACACGACGCAGCACGACATTTACGCGTGGAAATCAAACAG CCAAGGTCCCTCCGGCGGCTTAATTTCCTGGAGCAAAAACAGGAGAAGGAGAACTTAATGGCTCGTTCAAGTAGGATGATGGAGATGATGAAG GCCATGAAGCAGCTGCATGATAAGATCCATAGTTTATTAACAAGTCCTTTGTCGGATCAG GAAGGGCTGCAGTCAGGGAGCGATGGGGAGGCGCTAAGGGCAGGCGTTTCACGGCTAAGGAAAGAGGCTCATAATGATCTCATGGAGTGA
- the LOC100837631 gene encoding F-box protein CPR1 isoform X1 has protein sequence MLTTMDLVGQRSHHRVLTMVPEETKSKKQKNEDCIINCLPRDLMERVFLKLPVSTLVTCFIVCKHWYHFIRDPQFVTAHLQHAPRYALLFFPQELALGKLYPSDAILIDEAWSPSTYAVPVIGPDDFLFGSCNGLLGLYTKTSTIKIANLATGECLHLEKPVKNMRGDHFSFYNFGFHPVTEEYKITHFLGDCADAEAHPRNKHRFSVIQVYTLGDEKWRDIPTPEILSLDIVRNSGVVNVDGKMFWLTEQMTASWQHAVISFDLKEECFSMIQLPEEREDRAYIQYGPREFWIRDIDDKICIITAQSASFDVRFLVGELQIWTLDNILEQRWSKKYSIQNPPNYIPGPHFVHKDRFMAQLTDCSVWSSELLRENFEINESKMTKLLDFNPHKLRHMQSYMCVKSLVNLDAYKKAGIVRTPKQRAGWESKKWEAWEDQLRKVEVMGCRVHKFEHDLLGMQEKMGKIYELLQQKRHDAARHLRVEIKQVLQHKSDNPNQPRSLRRLNFLEQKQEKENLMARSSRMMEMMKAMKQLHDKIHSLLTSPLSDQEGLQSGSDGEALRAGVSRLRKEAHNDLME, from the exons ATGCTTACCACA ATGGACTTGGTAGGTCAACGGTCTCATCATCGCGTGCTTACAATGGTTCCTGAGGAGACCAAAtcaaagaagcaaaaaaatgAGGATTGCATCATAAACTGTCTCCCAAGAGATCTCATGGAGCGGGTATTTTTGAAGCTTCCAGTGAGCACTTTGGTAACATGCTTTATTGTGTGCAAGCACTGGTACCACTTCATCCGAGATCCCCAGTTTGTCACAGCACACCTCCAGCATGCACCCCGTTACGCCCTTCTATTCTTCCCACAAGAGTTGGCTTTAGGCAAGCTCTACCCTAGTGATGCTATCCTGATTGACGAAGCCTGGTCACCATCGACATATGCAGTGCCGGTTATTGGGCCTGATGATTTCCTTTTTGGTTCATGTAATGGGCTTCTTGGATTATACACAAAGACATCGACTATCAAAATAGCCAACCTTGCAACTGGTGAATGCCTACATCTGGAGAAACCTGTAAAGAATATGAGAGGCGATCACTTCTCTTTCTACAACTTTGGATTTCACCCAGTGACAGAAGAGTACAAGATTACGCACTTCCTTGGTGATTGCGCGGACGCGGAGGCTCACCCCCGTAATAAGCACAGATTCAGCGTCATTCAAGTTTACACACTTGGTGATGAGAAATGGAGAGATATCCCAACTCCAGAAATCCTAAGCTTGGACATAGTGAGAAACTCTGGAGTAGTCAATGTTGATGGCAAAATGTTTTGGCTAACTGAACAAATGACAGCTAGCTGGCAGCATGCAGTTATCTCCTTTGATCTCAAGGAAGAATGTTTTTCAATGATACAACTGCCAGAAGAACGTGAGGATCGTGCATATATTCAATATGGTCCTCGTGAGTTCTGGATCAGAGATATAGATGACAAAATATGTATAATAACTGCTCAAAGTGCTAGTTTTGATGTCAGATTTCTTGTTGGCGAGCTGCAGATTTGGACACTAGACAACATATTGGAGCAAAGGTGGAGCAAGAAGTACAGTATTCAGAACCCACCAAATTACATACCGGGTCCACATTTTGTTCACAAGGATAGGTTCATGGCACAACTTACCGACTGTAGTGTATGGTCATCCGAGTTACTTCGTGAGAACTTTGAGATTAACGAGAGTAAGATGACAAAGCTGTTAGATTTCAACCCCCATAAGCTGCGCCACATGCAATCCTACATGTGTGTGAAGTCACTTGTAAATTTAGATGCATACAAGAAGGCTGGCATTGTGCGTACGCCAAAACAGCGGGCAGGCTGGGAATCGAAGAAGTGGGAGGCATGGGAGGATCAGCTTCGCAAGGTCGAGGTTATGGGGTGCCGCGTCCACAAATTTGAGCATGACTTACTT GGAATGCAGGAAAAAATGGGTAAAATATACGAGCTTTTGCAGCAGAAGAGACACGACGCAGCACGACATTTACGCGTGGAAATCAAACAGGTGTTGCAGCATAAGAGTGACAATCCAAATCAA CCAAGGTCCCTCCGGCGGCTTAATTTCCTGGAGCAAAAACAGGAGAAGGAGAACTTAATGGCTCGTTCAAGTAGGATGATGGAGATGATGAAG GCCATGAAGCAGCTGCATGATAAGATCCATAGTTTATTAACAAGTCCTTTGTCGGATCAG GAAGGGCTGCAGTCAGGGAGCGATGGGGAGGCGCTAAGGGCAGGCGTTTCACGGCTAAGGAAAGAGGCTCATAATGATCTCATGGAGTGA
- the LOC100837631 gene encoding F-box protein CPR1 isoform X2, giving the protein MDLVGQRSHHRVLTMVPEETKSKKQKNEDCIINCLPRDLMERVFLKLPVSTLVTCFIVCKHWYHFIRDPQFVTAHLQHAPRYALLFFPQELALGKLYPSDAILIDEAWSPSTYAVPVIGPDDFLFGSCNGLLGLYTKTSTIKIANLATGECLHLEKPVKNMRGDHFSFYNFGFHPVTEEYKITHFLGDCADAEAHPRNKHRFSVIQVYTLGDEKWRDIPTPEILSLDIVRNSGVVNVDGKMFWLTEQMTASWQHAVISFDLKEECFSMIQLPEEREDRAYIQYGPREFWIRDIDDKICIITAQSASFDVRFLVGELQIWTLDNILEQRWSKKYSIQNPPNYIPGPHFVHKDRFMAQLTDCSVWSSELLRENFEINESKMTKLLDFNPHKLRHMQSYMCVKSLVNLDAYKKAGIVRTPKQRAGWESKKWEAWEDQLRKVEVMGCRVHKFEHDLLGMQEKMGKIYELLQQKRHDAARHLRVEIKQVLQHKSDNPNQPRSLRRLNFLEQKQEKENLMARSSRMMEMMKAMKQLHDKIHSLLTSPLSDQEGLQSGSDGEALRAGVSRLRKEAHNDLME; this is encoded by the exons ATGGACTTGGTAGGTCAACGGTCTCATCATCGCGTGCTTACAATGGTTCCTGAGGAGACCAAAtcaaagaagcaaaaaaatgAGGATTGCATCATAAACTGTCTCCCAAGAGATCTCATGGAGCGGGTATTTTTGAAGCTTCCAGTGAGCACTTTGGTAACATGCTTTATTGTGTGCAAGCACTGGTACCACTTCATCCGAGATCCCCAGTTTGTCACAGCACACCTCCAGCATGCACCCCGTTACGCCCTTCTATTCTTCCCACAAGAGTTGGCTTTAGGCAAGCTCTACCCTAGTGATGCTATCCTGATTGACGAAGCCTGGTCACCATCGACATATGCAGTGCCGGTTATTGGGCCTGATGATTTCCTTTTTGGTTCATGTAATGGGCTTCTTGGATTATACACAAAGACATCGACTATCAAAATAGCCAACCTTGCAACTGGTGAATGCCTACATCTGGAGAAACCTGTAAAGAATATGAGAGGCGATCACTTCTCTTTCTACAACTTTGGATTTCACCCAGTGACAGAAGAGTACAAGATTACGCACTTCCTTGGTGATTGCGCGGACGCGGAGGCTCACCCCCGTAATAAGCACAGATTCAGCGTCATTCAAGTTTACACACTTGGTGATGAGAAATGGAGAGATATCCCAACTCCAGAAATCCTAAGCTTGGACATAGTGAGAAACTCTGGAGTAGTCAATGTTGATGGCAAAATGTTTTGGCTAACTGAACAAATGACAGCTAGCTGGCAGCATGCAGTTATCTCCTTTGATCTCAAGGAAGAATGTTTTTCAATGATACAACTGCCAGAAGAACGTGAGGATCGTGCATATATTCAATATGGTCCTCGTGAGTTCTGGATCAGAGATATAGATGACAAAATATGTATAATAACTGCTCAAAGTGCTAGTTTTGATGTCAGATTTCTTGTTGGCGAGCTGCAGATTTGGACACTAGACAACATATTGGAGCAAAGGTGGAGCAAGAAGTACAGTATTCAGAACCCACCAAATTACATACCGGGTCCACATTTTGTTCACAAGGATAGGTTCATGGCACAACTTACCGACTGTAGTGTATGGTCATCCGAGTTACTTCGTGAGAACTTTGAGATTAACGAGAGTAAGATGACAAAGCTGTTAGATTTCAACCCCCATAAGCTGCGCCACATGCAATCCTACATGTGTGTGAAGTCACTTGTAAATTTAGATGCATACAAGAAGGCTGGCATTGTGCGTACGCCAAAACAGCGGGCAGGCTGGGAATCGAAGAAGTGGGAGGCATGGGAGGATCAGCTTCGCAAGGTCGAGGTTATGGGGTGCCGCGTCCACAAATTTGAGCATGACTTACTT GGAATGCAGGAAAAAATGGGTAAAATATACGAGCTTTTGCAGCAGAAGAGACACGACGCAGCACGACATTTACGCGTGGAAATCAAACAGGTGTTGCAGCATAAGAGTGACAATCCAAATCAA CCAAGGTCCCTCCGGCGGCTTAATTTCCTGGAGCAAAAACAGGAGAAGGAGAACTTAATGGCTCGTTCAAGTAGGATGATGGAGATGATGAAG GCCATGAAGCAGCTGCATGATAAGATCCATAGTTTATTAACAAGTCCTTTGTCGGATCAG GAAGGGCTGCAGTCAGGGAGCGATGGGGAGGCGCTAAGGGCAGGCGTTTCACGGCTAAGGAAAGAGGCTCATAATGATCTCATGGAGTGA